In the genome of Natronocella acetinitrilica, one region contains:
- a CDS encoding ATP-binding protein, whose translation MDPIRNPFAPGAGTPPPALVGRDDILSAADITLQRIRRGRPDKSLMLLGLRGVGKTVLLNRIGEIAEDIGYYVVILEAPEGQRLASYLAPALKGLLIRLSHTEKARDLARQALGALQGFASVFRVSIGEISVEVVDPHVADSGNLEVDLPGLLVSVGKAARAAETSVALLIDEVQYLGEEDLRALIVAFHTISQRGLPVVLFGAGLPQVAGLAGDAKSYAERLFDYPSVGPLSVPAAMDAIRQPIEAEGAEIWDNALAMIVEQTEGYPYFLQEWGKHAWRAAETSPIDPEDVEIALVEAIEALDRSFFRVRFDRLTPREQDYLRAMAELGPGPHRSGEIARILGKRVENLGPLRSGLTKKGMIWSPSHGETAFTVPLFDEFMLREVPNWGPPA comes from the coding sequence ATGGACCCCATAAGAAATCCCTTCGCGCCTGGTGCTGGAACGCCTCCGCCAGCACTGGTCGGTCGCGACGACATCCTGTCTGCTGCGGACATCACCTTGCAGCGCATTCGCAGGGGGCGCCCTGACAAGAGCCTCATGCTGCTTGGACTTCGTGGCGTCGGGAAAACAGTGCTGCTGAACAGGATCGGAGAGATTGCCGAGGACATCGGGTACTACGTCGTAATCCTGGAGGCGCCGGAAGGGCAGCGTCTGGCGAGCTATCTCGCGCCAGCGCTGAAGGGCTTGCTGATCCGGTTAAGTCACACGGAAAAGGCCAGGGACCTGGCGAGGCAGGCGCTTGGTGCCCTGCAGGGGTTTGCCAGTGTCTTCAGGGTGTCCATCGGCGAGATCAGCGTTGAGGTTGTGGATCCGCATGTCGCAGACAGTGGGAATCTCGAAGTCGACTTGCCGGGATTGCTGGTGAGCGTCGGCAAGGCTGCGCGCGCGGCCGAAACGAGCGTTGCCCTTCTGATTGATGAGGTTCAGTACCTCGGCGAGGAGGATCTTCGTGCCCTGATCGTCGCATTCCATACGATCAGCCAGCGGGGCTTGCCTGTGGTGCTCTTTGGGGCCGGACTCCCCCAGGTTGCCGGACTCGCCGGAGATGCGAAATCGTATGCTGAAAGGTTGTTCGACTATCCATCTGTGGGGCCACTGAGTGTCCCCGCTGCTATGGATGCCATCAGGCAGCCCATCGAGGCTGAGGGCGCGGAGATTTGGGACAATGCGCTCGCCATGATCGTGGAGCAGACCGAAGGGTATCCCTATTTTCTTCAGGAGTGGGGAAAGCACGCATGGCGGGCCGCCGAAACATCACCGATTGATCCGGAAGATGTCGAAATCGCGCTCGTAGAAGCGATTGAGGCGCTGGACAGGAGCTTTTTCCGGGTTCGGTTTGATCGCCTCACCCCACGAGAGCAGGACTATCTCCGGGCGATGGCTGAGCTCGGGCCCGGCCCCCATCGCTCAGGTGAAATAGCAAGGATTCTGGGGAAACGGGTGGAGAACCTGGGGCCGCTTCGCAGCGGGCTCACGAAGAAGGGAATGATCTGGAGCCCGTCGCACGGGGAGACCGCATTCACGGTTCCCCTCTTCGATGAGTTCATGCTGCGTGAAGTGCCGAACTGGGGCCCACCCGCCTAG
- a CDS encoding HipA domain-containing protein: protein MSGGVGGRIALVANEMVAGWLTDGGDGPSLTYRSEYLDGPQATPLSLSLPLAEDAHSGEALGRWLSHLLPSRRGVREQLASECASGDARPVALIGALGADAPGGFSWLPERALRLARRGPSREVLALAAMRQLAAALPRDPLGASHPWQRLTLGGRQPKTALLRESGSYGRVLHATASSHILKLPVDVEGVELSDAALNECFCLLLADALGLAVVDPEVLGFDAGAALLTPRFDRVVDEGLPGVQRRHVESLAQALGAGPAGEPVTLAAALSLLGAGGGGRDDQRMLLRAVVIASLLCLPGLDASNCPLALAADGRYRLLPCHGLRSLAPSFALLGSGDYLPRLGFVIDDRRVALDVIDATLLERVAREAGLEAGSGRALVREVAERAPQLLQRVRRELLGSHRHPAIEAIITHALARAESLAASLGH, encoded by the coding sequence GTGAGCGGGGGTGTGGGGGGACGCATTGCACTGGTGGCGAACGAGATGGTGGCGGGCTGGCTCACCGACGGGGGCGATGGCCCGAGCCTCACCTATCGCTCCGAGTATCTCGACGGCCCGCAGGCGACGCCGCTCTCGCTGAGCCTCCCGCTCGCCGAGGACGCCCACAGCGGTGAGGCGCTCGGTCGCTGGCTCTCGCACCTGCTGCCGAGCCGTCGTGGGGTCCGTGAGCAGCTTGCCAGCGAATGCGCGAGCGGTGACGCACGCCCTGTCGCGCTGATCGGCGCGCTGGGCGCAGACGCCCCGGGCGGGTTCTCCTGGCTGCCGGAGCGTGCGCTGCGCCTTGCCCGTCGCGGGCCAAGCCGCGAGGTGCTCGCGCTCGCCGCGATGCGCCAGCTCGCCGCCGCCCTGCCCCGGGATCCGCTCGGCGCGAGTCACCCCTGGCAGCGCCTGACGCTCGGCGGGCGGCAGCCGAAGACGGCGCTGCTTCGCGAGTCCGGCAGCTACGGCCGTGTCCTGCATGCGACAGCGAGCAGCCATATCCTCAAGCTCCCGGTGGATGTCGAGGGTGTGGAGCTCAGTGATGCTGCGCTCAACGAATGCTTCTGCCTGCTGCTCGCCGATGCGCTCGGGCTCGCCGTGGTCGACCCCGAGGTGCTTGGCTTCGATGCGGGGGCGGCGCTGCTCACGCCGCGCTTCGACCGGGTTGTCGACGAGGGGCTCCCCGGGGTACAGCGTCGCCACGTCGAGTCACTCGCCCAGGCGCTCGGTGCGGGCCCGGCCGGCGAGCCGGTGACGCTTGCCGCGGCACTGAGTCTCCTCGGCGCGGGCGGTGGTGGTCGTGATGACCAGCGGATGCTCCTTCGCGCCGTGGTGATCGCCTCCCTCCTCTGCCTGCCCGGGCTTGACGCAAGCAACTGTCCCCTGGCACTCGCAGCCGATGGCCGCTACCGCCTGCTCCCCTGCCATGGACTGCGCAGCCTCGCGCCCTCATTCGCGCTGCTTGGCAGTGGCGATTACCTGCCGCGCCTTGGCTTTGTGATCGATGATCGGCGCGTCGCGCTGGATGTCATCGACGCGACACTACTCGAGCGTGTGGCCCGCGAGGCGGGGCTTGAGGCGGGCAGCGGGCGTGCCCTGGTGCGCGAGGTCGCCGAGCGCGCCCCGCAGCTCCTCCAGCGGGTGCGCCGTGAGCTCCTCGGCAGCCACCGCCATCCCGCCATCGAGGCGATCATCACCCACGCACTCGCGCGCGCCGAGTCGCTCGCGGCAAGCCTCGGGCACTAG
- a CDS encoding PEP-CTERM/exosortase system-associated acyltransferase — MDGVMTPGTAAAALIEHFVFEQARDARARRAAFRVRYHVYCQEHGYEQEADCPGGFESDAFDAAASHCVVRHRLSGTPVACVRMVRPGAPGGALAAMPFERTYAAHLTHPELRPDRLPREQVCEISRIAVHAAFRRRSGEVLAHPGLPADFAPSPAEASAYPLLPISLFLAATALVGEAGRPHVFAMMQPRLARLLKRSGLDFTQIGGTVDFRGERAGFYIDQRIAERSLRGELPALYRHIQASLGAPESQPKADESAPGSHAA, encoded by the coding sequence ATGGATGGGGTTATGACACCGGGCACGGCAGCCGCCGCGCTCATCGAGCATTTTGTCTTCGAACAGGCACGGGATGCGCGCGCACGCCGCGCCGCGTTTCGGGTGCGCTACCACGTCTACTGCCAGGAGCACGGCTATGAGCAGGAAGCCGACTGCCCCGGAGGCTTTGAGTCCGACGCCTTTGACGCGGCGGCAAGCCACTGCGTTGTTCGCCACCGCCTGAGCGGCACGCCGGTTGCCTGCGTGCGCATGGTACGACCGGGCGCGCCTGGCGGGGCGCTTGCGGCCATGCCCTTTGAGCGCACCTACGCCGCGCACCTGACCCACCCGGAGCTGCGCCCCGATCGCCTGCCCCGCGAGCAGGTCTGCGAGATCTCGCGCATCGCCGTGCACGCGGCCTTTCGCCGGCGCTCGGGCGAGGTGCTCGCCCACCCGGGGCTGCCCGCTGACTTCGCACCGTCCCCGGCCGAGGCGAGCGCCTACCCGCTGCTGCCGATCTCGCTCTTCCTCGCGGCCACCGCGCTCGTCGGTGAGGCGGGCCGCCCGCACGTCTTCGCCATGATGCAGCCACGTCTCGCGCGGCTTCTCAAGCGCTCCGGCCTTGACTTCACGCAAATCGGCGGGACGGTTGATTTTCGCGGCGAGCGCGCCGGCTTCTACATCGATCAGCGCATCGCCGAGAGGAGTCTGCGCGGCGAGCTCCCGGCGCTCTACCGCCACATCCAGGCAAGCCTGGGCGCGCCCGAGTCGCAGCCGAAGGCCGATGAGAGCGCACCGGGGAGTCACGCCGCCTGA
- a CDS encoding thermonuclease family protein, which produces MPRRYLHERRIVTGLIAAIVAGLAWLATLSPLGAEEMSVRTPIEGTGIVYRVIDGDTFIVNMDDRALYERLRAAAREPVQARHLNDRFASFRIRLFGIDTPESVHPDEARNTAEGRAISQAVRDVLEGERVGFRCWTFGLYGRAICSVSLGGADVGEWLIANGASPYDTRFGRHPFDDVRYRAAERSVSR; this is translated from the coding sequence ATGCCAAGACGCTACCTGCATGAACGACGCATCGTGACCGGGCTCATCGCGGCCATCGTGGCCGGGCTTGCCTGGCTCGCAACACTCTCGCCGCTTGGCGCCGAGGAGATGAGTGTCCGCACCCCGATCGAGGGGACGGGCATCGTCTACCGGGTGATCGATGGCGACACCTTCATCGTCAACATGGATGACCGGGCGCTCTACGAGCGGCTGCGCGCGGCCGCACGCGAGCCGGTGCAGGCGCGCCACCTGAACGACCGCTTCGCGTCGTTCCGGATCCGTCTTTTCGGCATCGACACACCGGAGTCGGTGCACCCGGATGAAGCCCGCAATACCGCCGAGGGGCGGGCGATCTCCCAGGCCGTGCGCGATGTGCTCGAGGGCGAGCGGGTTGGCTTTCGCTGCTGGACCTTCGGGCTCTATGGGCGGGCGATCTGCTCGGTGTCGCTTGGCGGTGCCGATGTCGGCGAGTGGCTGATCGCCAATGGGGCAAGTCCCTATGATACGCGCTTCGGGCGCCACCCCTTCGATGATGTGCGCTATCGGGCGGCGGAGCGCTCCGTGAGCCGCTAG